The following nucleotide sequence is from Glycine max cultivar Williams 82 chromosome 9, Glycine_max_v4.0, whole genome shotgun sequence.
TGCGGCGGAGGGCAAAAGGGGCCGTTTGGGGCGCTTGTTCTTGATGAAGCAGTGCCTCATTTTCTCCTCAACCTTGTCAATTGTGCACTTTGAAGTGGTCTCTTCATCATCGGCGACGATCTCGACCTGCATCGGGTCGCCGTCCGTGGCGGAGGAAGGAGTGGATTTGGTGGAGATGGGTGGGGTAAGGGTTGTTGTTGGTGGACGAAGAAGGTAACAAGTGTTTTGCCATGAAAGTGGCTTCTTGAAGAGAGAGAATGAGGTCTTGGATTCTTCCATTGGTTTTGGGTGATTGTGGGAAAACAAGTACGAAACGGGTCTTGTGGTTGTGTTGAAAATGAAGAGTTGCACTGCTGTTTGTAGCGGAAGTTgaggattttttctttttcttgggggGGTTGCTGCCATTATTGTTCTTGCAGTCAAATGAAAATTGATGCATGTTTTCTCACCCAACTTGAGATTTCTAATACTGGTTGAGTGGAAGAAAATAGAGGTAAAAAATAGGAcggtgaaaaaaaaagaaataggtaaaaaaactaaaatatataaatgattctttaacttttttttttcaaaattaatcctttaacttttaaaaattaaaagtatccacttatttaattcatgataagttaattgttttaaaaacttgatcatttttttaaatacaattttgaacttttttattaatttaaaatataaaatttattagattcATTTACATCAAAATTATTATGAGAACAactaatgtttaaattaaaaagagacataaataaaatgaaaaatacacaaaaaagtaagtgttatgattaattgattgaaagtttaaaattctaatgtcgtattttattattatttatcaaacttatttttcattatatttatagtctcttttttttttcaaacatcaattgatttttataatttttatataagttgATCTAATGAAACAAATCTTACATCTTAGActccattaaaaaataaaaaataactcaacgttaattgaaaaaaatattccaCGTTAATTCCTGTattttggcaaaaaaaaaaagacaaaaatataggTTATTTGGTTCGGCAGAGATGAAAAATAACTCCACCTTAATTAgttctatttatatataaattattattattattatgtaggtgTACATAATCAATTAACTATGCTTGAATAGAGCGCATTTCTTTGCATATTAGTGAAGAAATCTTTTTGAGtcacaaaaaaatttgaatatttcttATCTAATTCTTTGTTGCCAAACGAAAGAAAATAGCTTTCTTCCATAGATTTCCATCCTCTTCTACGCACTTCAGTTGTATTTTGTGTGTATCAAATGCATGCTAATGCATCCTTAGAAGCTTTGAAAATAATCTTTATTgagtattatttattaatgatgtaataattaagaatggaggctatatttttctcttccaaAAAAATGGTTCTCAACCTCTGTTAGTCAATATTTTTAGAGTAAAGTACAGATTATTTTAGTTCTTCTGTCATCAATTTATCATTCAAAACTGCGTAATATtatactttcttttcaaataaatagttaaaaaagagaaggaatttAGAACGGGAAAATGTGGTGCAAGATATATCTGAATTCTTGTAGCTAACTATATCACCTCAAAGTATCTAGTAGAACCAGGATTACAAAGTTATGCAATATCAATATTGCAGTCTCACAGAACTCAGAAATTACAATATCAAATCTTGCAATATGTTAAAATCATTAAAGCAGGTCAATATATAAACAACAAAATACAAGCctttttctctatcaaacaTTGCCACAATATTCTATTGTGAATcatataattatgttttcttaatgattttatttctttcatactGATACATATGTTATCCCACTTTCCAAAAAATTTGGATCCATCCGATGATAAGAACAAAAAGCATTATTTAGAAAAACTTTGCTTCTGAAAAATAATTggacaagaataaaaatatgtaatcaACATTTGCTTAATCTGTTAAGCCTTAATTAACAAGAGTGTAGTGTGCTTGCTTGTTCTCTATGACCTACAATTGAGAGACTAAACTTAACTGTGTATGTTCAATGGAACTGAAAGCTAGCCTCTTGGTTGAACTTCAAAGTAGGGATTGCATCAAGCCGAACAGGTTCGGATTCAGGGTCATTAACATGATTATAagcaaaaaactgaaaaaattaaaatctaaagcAACCCATCTTAACAGTACAGAATGACATAAACTAAATTACGAATTGGACAAAGTAAATTCTCTTGTGATCAACCATTATTTGGAGGGTCCAGCCCAGAAACCTTCAAACTCATGAACTTGAAATTATATGATCAAACTTCAAAGTTTGAGAGTCAAGTCCTCATCTACTGAAGGTGAATCTTAAATTGACACACTTGGACTTCCCTGAAGAGTAAGATCTCCCACGAGACTTTTAATGCACCCTCAGCAAGTGAAGGAATCTTTTGCCATAGAGCTTCGTAGTGCGTAGTTTTAAAAGGTTCAATCTACGTGCTAATGTTACAGCCTCTCCACCCCAAGAACTTGCCATCCCTAAACTGTGTGGTGTGAGGCAAAACCCTTGGTAAGACTATATGGAGGATGCAATGCTCACTCATCTCATAATAAATACCCCTCTCCTTCATTCACAAAAGTACCACACAAATCTTTTTCTGTACAAATTATTTGCATATTCTTTTTCTTAGACTCTCAGCAGTGTCAGGAAGAGTATCCATTGGAGATTTTGAGGACAAAAAGTTGAAGTGAAATGAGGGGATGTAGAACAGCTGTTACTGTCTTTACAGGGTCGGTCCAAGGGTTTAAACAAATAAAGCTTATGCTTTAGagtaaattttttctttaaaacttgTTTTAGGTCTCACTTATCATTGGATCGGTCCAATGTCTTTGAAACATGACAAAGCCACCACTATGAACGAGTCATCCTCCATGTTCACACTTTCAAAATCACGGAGACCCTAAGAGAATTCAGGTTCTTCTCCAAAACCTGATGATATGTAACAAGAAGTTTCATAATGTTCTAGGCAATGGAGGACACCAAAATGAACATGAACCTTTTCTCCAGAAAAAACTGTTCTCGTTCATTTTGGTGTCCTACATGGGCTTATGTAGTCAAAACTTCGTGTGTTGCATATATCAACAACTTTTGGAGAAGAACATGAATTATCCCGAGAGAGAGTATCCGTGTTTTGGAAGGTGTGAACAAAGAGCATGACTCGTTCCCTATTGCCATGTTTAAGAGACAGTAACAATTTatttaccaaaagaaaaagagacagTAACAAAGTCCTCCCTGCCCAAGGTACGTAGGTGGCTCCTCTTGATCTTGCGGTTCAACTTTTTGTTCCTAAAATCTCGACATTGTTGAGAGCcgaagaaaaagaagatgaaaatatTTGCAAAGAAAAAGGCATGTGTCGTgcttttgtgaaaggatgatAGGATTATTTATTATGAGATGAGAGTGAGCATTGAAGGAAAATATTCGCATGAAAATCACCTTATGCTAATGGGGGTGCTTTTGCAACAACAAGTTTCACAGTGCTCACAAGATGAAAAAAGAGCTAGAGATAAATGATTTTGGGTCTAGACCCCAAAAATATTCATGATCACCATTTATCCATATTCACTTGCATTATCCATGTCAAGGGTTCTACCTTGCACCAGACATTTTTTGGATGGCAAGTTGTTGGGAAATGGAGGGGGTGCAACATCTGCATGGAGTTTAAACCCTGAAACTGCGTGGCTATGGCAACAAATCCTTCACTTGCTGAGAGAGCATTAGAAGTCCCGTTGGTGGTTCTTCTTCTCCAGTGTCaactaaaaattcaatttaaagaaGATATGAAACGACTGAACTTGGCTCTCAACTTTGAAGTTTGTTGGTCATTTTATGCACGTAATGTTTCCATATAGTCTAAGGCAATTCAAGTGGTAATAAAATAGATGGGGGAAAGGGAATATTCtacaaaatctcatgaaaaaGGAAACATGTTCCAGGTGCTAGCTAAAAGACCATGACAAGAGGGAGGAATCTATGGAAAACAACATATAGAACCAAATCAAGCTAGTATTGATGGAGTGGGAGAAGGACATCATAACTCGGGAAAAATATGCAATAAGAAAAAAGGAATATATGGAAGATAAATTATTAGGTACTTCCGTAtgctttttaatttatgaaaaaattaatattttgttatttgttggCAGTTGTAACGAATGTTCCTCAGAGATTTTGAGTGATTGAacgcacataattttttttttcagaaggaatttactttatttacaggaattaatcaaaatttaaatcctaaatcatttgattaatttgattaagTGACACGAATTCctacttaattatataattatgaagATAAGTTGACTTATAATTTCTGATATACATGGGATAAGAAAGTGGTAGCCAAGACAACTGTAAATCTTTCGAATTTGCTAGGAATAAAGACCAACGTCCATCCACATTTTGCCCTTCTATCGTCCACTCGAATAATTTTTGCACATaatgcaataaataaataaaaagattttttgttttacttaattaaattttgacaaGATAAAATTAGGTCTTAACAACTAATGTTTAAGAAatccataaattttttttattaaatttatggtAGAATGCATTGCAAATtacgaaaaaaaatattagtaatatttttaattaataaatcacTATTCAACATTGGTTAGTATTCAccataaaaacaactttttaacttattaattcttaaaaaaaaaaaaagtgttatctAGCGAAtccagtttttactttttgatCAAGTTAATTAGAACTCAATTAGaggaaataataatttttgtatctGAACAAATTTCAGATTCCACTGTTAGCAGAGTTTATTCCGATCCGAGTTAAATACCAACCAATTATTGTCCTTAATCTGCTTTAATTTTGAAGACTGTTTGTAGAGTTAACATTGGAAATTCTACTTCTTTAGCAATAAAGAAGAAAACGAATCACTATGATTTGCTGGTGGTGGTGGATCATAACTTCGTACCACATGCTCTGACAGCATTTTCTTTGTCAAAACTATTAcctaacaagaaaaaaaggcaAGAAGAGACCACAAAACAAATATGGTGCCGAGTAATGAAACATTAATTGGACATTGATTGCTTTGCCACATTTGAGGGTGGTGTATAAATTGATGTGAAAATATTCTGTAGTATTTAGTTTCAGTTTTCTAAGGGGATAAAAGTACCCTGAAATAGTAGTAAAATGGGTCCCTAGGAGCTAGACAAGCAAATCCAGATACTGAAAAACCAATCAAATAGTCAGTGTAGGTATCCTAACACCAATAGGTTCAAATTTGTCTAGCATGATTTATTTTGCATCATATGATTCAGTCTTGCTAGTACAAATAAAAAGATtggttaataaaaataaaggaacaTATTGATAAGGTCACTCTAAGTTGATAAGCACGGATAAGATTTTATGTTGAACAGCTGATTgcatatgaaaaattattacacaGTTTCGGATCACTATGTGCCTGGGTTTTGAATCTTTATGCATTATATAATTGAGATTTTCAATTTACAATGAAGAGCTATTAATTATGTGTCAAGTAGAGATCGATCGGTATGATCCGTGTCATAATGATCctatatcatttaataatatcTCAATTTCATACCTACTAAAGATTTTAGAGTAGGTGTGGTGGGGGGAATAGATTATTTTAGTTCAACTGTCATCAATTTAACCTTCAAAAACTGCATACTATTATACTTTCTTATCAAACAGAtagtagaaaaagagaaaaggaattcAGAAAGGGAGAATGTAGTGCAAGATAATTCCGAATTCTTTATACCTGTGTATCTAGCTATATCACCTCAAAGTAAGTTATACAATGAACCTACAAAGCCAGCACAGCAATGTCCCTCTAAACAGTCCAGGATCACAAAGTTATGCAATATTCATAATGCAGTCTCCACAGAGAACCCAGAAGTTACAAataatgggggggggggggggggggggggaagctTAAGAAAAAAGGGAAGTGACTAAGAAAATTCGTTTTATATTTGCtggacattttctttaaaaatttgaacAAGACTCAAGCTTTTCGTGTATAATTCATCAGAAACTGTATTTATGTCATAGATAATGCCACTAGCTTTTTGTAATAAAACTAATGCATGGATTGGCGCATAACATCTTGTTACTTTCACATGTAGGGGAATAATCTATTTAATGGAATAATTCATGTTCAATTCTCTACATTTTTTGAGTCAGTGACCGTCACGTATGGTGAGTAAAATTAGTTTCTCACTTAATGAGTCACTGACAGTCACGTATTGCAAGTAAAATTAATCTCTCACTCAATGGGTTGGAAGACCATCATAATCTCTGATTcatcaccaaaaaataaaaaataaaactaatgcatCAAATCCcttttgaattaaaaagtaaGGCATGCTTGAGTGAAAGTAATATAAGAATGAGTGACTTTGTGGGATGCTCTCATGTTACACCTCTTTTGTAAACcaataaataattagtttaagTAATACATACATAATTTCTTCTGAATAAGGTTTCCAAGTTTGAACCATGTATATCCTTAACTTTCCAATATTATATTGGTCTTTGAGTATTTTCCTGTTATTGATTAGAATTCTTTACACTGAAATTATCAAACCACTTCCTTAACTCCTGCCATTGTTCCTTTCAGTTATGAAatactttaaagtttaaatcatCGCGTAGTAGCATAGTGACACTATCATCTGGGGAGCATAACCATGGtctataccaaaaaaataaaaattgacacCCTCATTTGCTGCAGAAACAAACCCACATATTCACATGAAAATGGCACATCTAAGCTCCATTAGGAAGCTCGTTTTCAAAAACAAGATTGTAAGATATTACCATGCACATGGATAGATCATAGTTACATCTTGCAAGATGACATGGCATTTGTAAACTTGGCAAGAAAATTAGCTTTGATGCCTTCCTCGATTATGTATTCCTCCATAAATAGTAAAGACACATTTACAATTATTAATGACATATTCTAATTCTTGATTTGTACAACCTACATCTGGAATTCATAACACATACAATTAATGGGTCGTATCATATTCCTAACTTATACATAATATACTAGGAAACAGATCATAACATATCCTCTTATTAACAACATTAAGTTTGGTAATTTAATCTACAGATTTAACATTGTGTGCCTGAATTCCTGCTCTCCAAGTTTTGCATATTCGGTTTGCTCTCATTTCAACTATActaatgataatttatgacaAAAACAGCACTTTTCTCTTTGGATTCTCTATAATATTTCAATGTATAGCTTCACAGTCTACAGATATATTTAGTATAATATTTCAATGTGCAGTTATTGTTGTAGCTGCAGGGGACCTCCAGGCCGTTTTGAAGATATATTTGGTATAACCAATTGCAAATGCAATAAATGAAAGAACTTTCTGCcatgaatattattaaaatggaTTTGTTATAAATGGGAGATCTGATTGCTTAATCAGTTATTAGACACATTTCTAGTTCTGAAAAAAATCATGTAATGCAGGTAAATAACAATTATAGTAGTAAATAATAACATACCAAGTCTTTTCTCAGTAAGTATCAATACAACATCACAATATTCTGTTGTAAATCACGTAattattcttctaaaaaaaaaatcacgtaattatgatttttttaatggttttatttctttcatactGGTATagaaaaaatttctattttatgtttcatactgataaaaaaaacattatgatTTTTGAATGATTTGATTTCTTTCCCAGTTTCCAAATTTTTTAGATCCATCCAAATATCCTATGACAAGAACAATAAGCattatatagaaaaaatttGCTACTGAAAATAATTgtacaagaaacaaaataagtaatcaaccaTTTGCTTAATCTGTTAAGCATTAACAAGAGCAGTGTGCTTGCTTTGAGTAAGTGATACCATGGACAAAAGAACTTCAACTTGGTATGCAAGAAATCCCACCAAAACCTTGGCCAGCATATGCTACAAAAGGAAACATATTTACACCACCAAGTGAATATGAAGGCCATATTACAGACAAAGAATTTGAATCCAATCTATAATTAGAAGCATTCCTCTATAGAAGCAGAAATTCTACATTCTTCTCTTTTTGAGCAGAACAACCCCTCTAGCTCTCTAAGATCATTGCCTTGCTTCTTGTTCCCCTGAAGTTGGTTGTAAAGAGTTGCTGGCTGCAGTAGATGTAGGTTCAACATGTCTCTCGATTTCATCGTTTCTTTCTGATGTGTGAGACTCGTCAAGGGATTGGCTCATGGTAAATGTCACAGGTCTCACATGTTTTGTTTCGGAAGAGTTTTTCAACGGCAGACGGCATACTGGACAGGTAGATTGCTTTCTCAGCCATATATCAATGCAAGAAAGATGAAAAGTGTGGCCACATTTGGGCATGATCCGCAATACTTCTCTTTCTTTGTAATCTGCCAAACATATTACACACCTGTAGAAGCAAACTCAGTTATATATCTATCAAAGTGCGGTTTGTATATCATGAgctcttataaaaattaaaacaacaatGTTTAGCAGTAAGAAAATTACTGTATCAGTTTAAAATCTTCTGTGAAGGAAAATGTGAGGAACTTGTTCTCTATGGCCTACaattgagagactaaaacttAACTGTGTGTGTTCAAGGGAACTGAAAGCCTCTTGGTTGAACTTCAAAGTAGGGATTGCATCGAGCAGAACAGGATCGGAGTCAGGGTCATTAACATGATGTTCTGGCTATCAGTaaacaatgaaaaattaaaatctaaagcAACCAACCTTAACAGTGCAGAAT
It contains:
- the LOC100780922 gene encoding uncharacterized protein LOC100780922, translated to MLGSGTNLVTTVIGFGMSATFIVFVCTRIICGRLRGGVESRMMYEIESRIDLEQPEHHVNDPDSDPVLLDAIPTLKFNQEAFSSLEHTQCVICLADYKEREVLRIMPKCGHTFHLSCIDIWLRKQSTCPVCRLPLKNSSETKHVRPVTFTMSQSLDESHTSERNDEIERHVEPTSTAASNSLQPTSGEQEARQ
- the LOC106794683 gene encoding uncharacterized protein, with translation MAATPPRKRKNPQLPLQTAVQLFIFNTTTRPVSYLFSHNHPKPMEESKTSFSLFKKPLSWQNTCYLLRPPTTTLTPPISTKSTPSSATDGDPMQVEIVADDEETTSKCTIDKVEEKMRHCFIKNKRPKRPLLPSAAAVAEEKRVVSDDGFVGRVSDSDYDPYAMRLRALDLIYQFHC